In the Terriglobales bacterium genome, GCGCTGAAGAAAGACGAGTGGCTGGCGCCGATGATCCGCAACCAGGGCTCGCTGCTGGTCAGGGGTTTCGCCGCCCGCGACATCATGCGGCAGTACATGGCGAAGGCCGACTCGCCCACCTGGGGCCGCGACGCCAGCTCGCACTTCGGCGACATCAAGGAACGCAATGTCTGCGCGCCCATCTCCATGCTCGGCGACCTGATCCCGGTGATGGCCGGTGTGGCGCTGGGCGCGCGCTACCAGGGGCGCAACATCGCGGTCATGACCTACATCGGCGATGGCGGGCAATCCACCGGCGTATTCCATGAGGGGCTGAACTTCGCCGCGGTACAGAAGCTCGGGTTGGTGCTGTTCGTCGAGAACAACCTCTGGGGCTATTCAACGCCCAACGAGAGCCAGTTCGTGATCAAAGACCTGGCGGAGCGCGCCCTGGCCTACGGCGTGCCCAGCCTGATCATCGACGGCACCGACGCCTGTCAGGTGTACGACGCGGCGCACGAGGCCTGCGAACGAGCCCGCCGCGGCGAGGGCCCGACCCTCATCGAAGCCAAGATGATGCGCATGAAGGGACATGCCATCCACGACGCGGCGCAGTACGTGCCGCGCCCGTTGTTCGAGTACTGGCAGCGGCGCGACCCCATCGCGCGCTTCGAGAATTACCTGGTCAACGTGAAGAAGTGGCTGTCGCCTGACGAGAACAAGAAGCTGATCGCGGAAGTCGAGCAGCAGCTCGAGGCCGACCGGGACGCGGCGGTG is a window encoding:
- a CDS encoding thiamine pyrophosphate-dependent dehydrogenase E1 component subunit alpha, which produces MSKKTKKDGHKPQKPKQNLNDLNLTAYRASTVPVRAHNFGREARQDVSVRSNGGDALTGVSTAPVRTARYGIPDWRLEVPDFQLRQTTKNGEICWEVTGKLDGPAPPIRESKYLSREQSIEIYRWMHLNRRMETALENLYKQGKVVGGVYFGLGQEACSCASAYALKKDEWLAPMIRNQGSLLVRGFAARDIMRQYMAKADSPTWGRDASSHFGDIKERNVCAPISMLGDLIPVMAGVALGARYQGRNIAVMTYIGDGGQSTGVFHEGLNFAAVQKLGLVLFVENNLWGYSTPNESQFVIKDLAERALAYGVPSLIIDGTDACQVYDAAHEACERARRGEGPTLIEAKMMRMKGHAIHDAAQYVPRPLFEYWQRRDPIARFENYLVNVKKWLSPDENKKLIAEVEQQLEADRDAAVASPMPDPATDAAHQGVYCDGVCHEVKPKYGLKKTPGGKSGAKPKTTEAAVHLK